Proteins co-encoded in one Cytobacillus sp. NJ13 genomic window:
- a CDS encoding mechanosensitive ion channel: MLFIKNVTIKEAMLFLLFAGVILAAKWTVNLLLKKRKGKSVQVDRIMQGISSLVNWAAFYGIIILFLFFFSREKWLFYTLFTAGEVDVTLNLIIVAFLTVSLANRIVKVFTKYVLTSVYEFYGVDRGLGYSFNRMIYYTVMIAALAISLTAVGLDLTAAAAILGVLGIGIGFGMRNIAGNFISGIIILFERPIEIGEVIEINNKIGKIESIRLRSTIVRTAKEGTLIVPNQYFIEQIIKNRTGSEMLAQVLISVAYGTDTDKVEKLLREAVDVEMPKTEGVLTAPAPDIRFVDFRNKAMDFLIEVPVANFEAKQKFESRLRHVIAENFYKNGIELASAQLLPGE; this comes from the coding sequence ATGCTGTTTATAAAAAATGTAACCATTAAGGAAGCAATGCTTTTTTTATTGTTTGCAGGAGTGATATTGGCTGCCAAATGGACAGTTAACTTACTTCTGAAAAAGAGGAAGGGCAAGTCAGTACAAGTCGACCGGATCATGCAGGGAATTTCTTCACTCGTGAACTGGGCAGCTTTTTATGGAATTATCATTCTATTCTTGTTCTTTTTTTCAAGGGAGAAATGGCTTTTTTATACCTTGTTCACAGCAGGGGAGGTAGATGTCACGCTAAATTTAATCATTGTAGCGTTTTTGACAGTCTCGCTTGCAAATCGGATCGTAAAAGTATTCACCAAATATGTATTAACATCTGTTTATGAATTCTATGGAGTTGATCGGGGGCTCGGCTATTCATTCAACAGAATGATCTATTATACCGTCATGATTGCAGCGCTCGCCATCAGCCTGACAGCGGTTGGACTTGATTTAACAGCGGCTGCTGCCATACTGGGTGTTCTCGGCATTGGTATAGGGTTCGGCATGCGCAATATTGCCGGTAACTTTATTTCAGGCATCATCATCCTATTCGAACGGCCAATTGAAATTGGGGAAGTGATCGAGATCAATAATAAGATCGGGAAAATAGAAAGCATCCGTCTCAGATCCACTATCGTCCGCACAGCTAAAGAAGGAACCCTCATCGTCCCAAACCAATACTTCATCGAACAAATCATCAAGAACCGGACAGGCTCAGAAATGCTTGCCCAGGTTCTAATCAGCGTAGCGTACGGCACTGATACAGATAAAGTTGAAAAGCTTCTTAGAGAAGCAGTGGACGTGGAAATGCCAAAAACAGAAGGGGTTTTAACGGCACCTGCACCTGATATCCGTTTTGTGGATTTTCGCAATAAGGCAATGGATTTTTTGATAGAAGTACCTGTTGCAAACTTTGAAGCCAAACAGAAATTTGAAAGCCGGCTAAGACATGTAATTGCAGAGAATTTTTATAAAAACGGAATTGAACTTGCCTCAGCACAGCTTCTGCCCGGTGAATGA
- a CDS encoding AI-2E family transporter has product MWINKPFFKYAAGTIFVLVIIFLLGKIDYFLWPIRALVATIFFPVLIAGILYYIMRPLVRLVSKSLPKTASIIVIFAVVLGAGYLVSNSIGNLIGSQVTELSENLPAKMEDLSDETEKVVEKNNMGMFSYDQVKNKALNFLETILSGAGENVMKVFSTITSILTVMVVVPFILFYFLKDDHKLRPFLLKYLPDKHEEEGNKILGDIDKTLFSYVTGQFIVAVVDGVLMYFGYKIIGLEYALILAFFAMFLTVVPFLGPVLGIIPAIFIGLLQGPGMVLKIILVLIAVQLLESNLVSPHVMGKRLNLHPLTVIIILMAAGSIYGFVGILIAIPFYSVVKVLVKDFRRFYRLRTRKSLLSEEI; this is encoded by the coding sequence ATGTGGATTAATAAACCATTTTTTAAATATGCAGCAGGCACTATTTTCGTATTAGTCATCATTTTTCTGCTTGGGAAGATTGATTACTTCCTATGGCCCATTCGGGCTTTGGTTGCCACCATTTTCTTTCCGGTGTTGATCGCCGGTATTCTTTACTATATAATGAGGCCTCTTGTTAGATTGGTTTCTAAGTCTTTACCCAAAACAGCCAGCATTATCGTCATTTTTGCTGTGGTTTTGGGTGCAGGGTATTTAGTATCTAACTCAATCGGCAATTTGATTGGCAGTCAGGTTACTGAACTAAGCGAAAACCTGCCGGCAAAGATGGAAGACTTATCGGATGAAACGGAGAAAGTGGTCGAAAAAAACAATATGGGCATGTTTTCTTATGATCAAGTCAAAAACAAAGCCTTAAACTTTTTAGAAACCATTTTATCAGGCGCTGGCGAAAACGTGATGAAAGTCTTCTCCACCATTACAAGCATTCTCACTGTCATGGTTGTGGTGCCCTTTATCCTTTTCTACTTCCTTAAGGATGACCACAAGCTTCGCCCTTTTCTGTTAAAATATCTTCCTGATAAACACGAGGAAGAAGGCAATAAAATTCTCGGAGATATTGATAAGACCTTATTTTCCTATGTTACCGGCCAGTTTATTGTGGCAGTCGTAGATGGTGTGTTAATGTATTTCGGTTATAAGATAATAGGTTTGGAATATGCATTAATTTTAGCATTCTTTGCGATGTTCCTTACTGTCGTGCCATTTCTTGGTCCGGTACTGGGTATCATACCCGCCATTTTCATCGGATTACTGCAAGGCCCCGGAATGGTATTAAAAATAATACTGGTATTGATCGCTGTTCAGCTGCTTGAAAGTAATCTCGTTTCCCCTCATGTGATGGGCAAAAGGCTTAACCTCCATCCCCTTACAGTTATTATTATCCTAATGGCTGCAGGATCAATTTATGGTTTTGTCGGAATCCTCATTGCCATTCCGTTCTATTCCGTCGTTAAGGTACTTGTAAAAGACTTTAGAAGGTTTTACCGTTTAAGAACAAGGAAAAGCTTGCTTTCAGAAGAAATATAA
- a CDS encoding M42 family metallopeptidase, which yields MAYPNTKETINLLKEIVSIPSPSGNTNEVITYVEKFLNELNVETKRNRKGGLIAALPGKDQNHHRMLTAHVDTLGAIVKEIKPSGRLKIDLIGGFKYNSIEGEYCEIETSSGNKFTGTILMHQTSVHVYKDAGKAERNQENMEVRVDEKVHNAEDVRALGIEVGDFVSFDPRVQTTPAGFIKSRHLDDKASVAILLQLIKQLKSDNIELPYTTHFLISNNEEIGYGGNSNITPETVEYLAVDMGAMGDGQSTDEYTVSICVKDASGPYHYELRKRLVQLAKENGIEYKLDIYPFYGSDASAAIRAGHDIVHGLIGPGIDSSHAFERTHEDSIENTAKLLYHYVQSEMVI from the coding sequence ATGGCATATCCAAATACAAAAGAAACCATTAACTTACTGAAAGAAATCGTTTCTATTCCAAGTCCCTCCGGAAATACCAATGAAGTGATTACATATGTGGAAAAGTTTTTAAATGAGCTTAATGTTGAAACAAAACGCAACCGCAAAGGAGGGCTAATTGCTGCCCTTCCCGGAAAAGACCAAAATCATCACCGGATGCTGACTGCCCATGTTGATACCCTTGGAGCGATTGTGAAAGAAATTAAGCCTAGCGGACGCCTGAAGATTGACCTGATCGGCGGATTCAAATATAACTCTATTGAAGGCGAATATTGTGAAATCGAAACATCTTCAGGCAATAAATTCACCGGCACCATTCTTATGCATCAAACCTCTGTTCATGTATATAAAGATGCCGGAAAAGCAGAAAGAAACCAGGAAAACATGGAAGTCCGCGTTGATGAAAAAGTACATAATGCTGAGGATGTGCGTGCACTGGGCATAGAAGTTGGGGATTTTGTTTCCTTTGATCCTCGTGTGCAAACCACTCCAGCAGGATTCATTAAATCACGCCATCTTGACGACAAGGCGAGTGTCGCCATCCTTCTTCAGCTGATTAAACAACTGAAGTCCGATAACATTGAGCTGCCATATACTACCCACTTCCTCATTTCAAATAATGAAGAAATTGGATATGGCGGCAATTCCAATATCACACCAGAGACTGTAGAATATCTCGCTGTTGATATGGGTGCTATGGGAGACGGACAATCGACTGATGAGTATACCGTTTCCATCTGTGTGAAGGATGCAAGCGGCCCCTATCACTACGAATTAAGGAAGCGTCTGGTTCAGCTTGCCAAGGAAAATGGAATTGAGTACAAACTGGATATTTACCCTTTTTACGGATCCGATGCTTCGGCAGCCATCCGTGCTGGCCATGATATTGTCCACGGCTTAATCGGTCCTGGAATTGATTCTTCCCATGCATTCGAACGTACACATGAGGATTCAATTGAGAATACAGCTAAGCTGCTGTATCACTATGTACAGTCAGAGATGGTAATTTAA
- a CDS encoding M15 family metallopeptidase produces MLFRQLRRFLVFLLLISTIGLLFYQYIHFIEEPDLTEVPPPTALHPVVAEKKDELIAQAADKGINVVITQDFRSIEEQNALYEKGRTSEGNIVTHAKGGESYHNFGMAIDFALMSVDGQVIWDMQYDGNGNSKADWMEVVEMAKDLGFEWGGDWTQFKDYPHLQMDFGLSIWELQRGKRPPETE; encoded by the coding sequence TTGCTTTTTAGACAATTAAGAAGATTTCTTGTTTTTTTATTATTGATATCAACTATCGGACTTTTATTTTATCAATATATTCATTTTATAGAAGAACCTGACTTAACAGAAGTTCCACCGCCAACTGCTCTGCACCCTGTCGTTGCTGAAAAGAAAGATGAACTTATAGCACAGGCTGCTGACAAAGGTATTAACGTAGTCATCACACAGGATTTCAGAAGTATAGAAGAACAGAATGCCCTATACGAAAAAGGGCGCACATCGGAGGGGAATATTGTTACGCATGCTAAAGGGGGAGAGTCTTACCATAATTTCGGTATGGCGATTGATTTCGCCCTGATGTCGGTAGATGGCCAGGTTATCTGGGATATGCAGTATGACGGCAACGGCAACAGCAAGGCGGATTGGATGGAAGTCGTTGAAATGGCAAAGGATCTTGGTTTTGAATGGGGAGGGGATTGGACACAATTCAAGGACTACCCTCATCTCCAAATGGACTTTGGACTTTCCATCTGGGAGCTGCAAAGAGGCAAGAGGCCGCCTGAAACTGAATGA
- a CDS encoding CsbD family protein, with protein MNKDQTNGNADQLKGEFKKQYGKLTNNESKEAEGNMDKIKGQAQEKWGDAKEALSKTFNDRRD; from the coding sequence ATGAACAAAGATCAAACAAACGGCAATGCGGATCAATTAAAAGGTGAATTTAAAAAGCAATACGGCAAGCTGACCAATAATGAATCCAAAGAAGCTGAAGGAAATATGGATAAAATAAAAGGGCAGGCACAGGAAAAATGGGGAGATGCAAAGGAAGCACTGTCAAAGACTTTCAATGATCGCAGAGATTAA
- a CDS encoding LysM peptidoglycan-binding domain-containing protein produces the protein MKKQLLTMAATAGFLITPFNGEASAHENKYIIQSGDTLWGISRSNNLSIEELKTWNNISGSKIYKGQALTLLAPHSHDASTGGSSSGTVSYTVKSGDTLWGIARTHGLSVSTLKSLNGISSDTIYPGQKLKVKGSANTAAPSAPSSTGSYTIQRGDTLSGIASRHNLSVSQLKAMNNLSSDLIFAGQTLKVSGTAASKPAESQVAGQTTSKVSELIAEAKKYIGSPYEWAGSTPAGFDCSGYLNYVYGKAGISIPRTVASIWSATKHVAAPRVGDLVFFETYKSGPSHAGIYLGNYKFIHAGSSRGVEISDMNNSYWKPRYLGAKTTF, from the coding sequence TTGAAGAAACAACTACTTACAATGGCTGCGACAGCTGGTTTTTTGATTACACCGTTCAATGGAGAAGCAAGTGCACATGAAAATAAATATATAATTCAGTCTGGAGACACTCTTTGGGGAATCTCCCGCTCTAATAATCTTTCAATCGAAGAGTTAAAGACATGGAATAATATATCAGGATCGAAAATATATAAAGGACAAGCTCTGACTCTGCTGGCACCGCACAGCCATGACGCTTCAACAGGCGGGTCTTCTAGCGGTACAGTCAGCTACACAGTGAAATCAGGCGATACTTTATGGGGAATTGCAAGAACACACGGCCTTTCCGTCAGTACATTAAAGAGTCTAAACGGAATCAGCAGTGACACGATATATCCAGGCCAAAAGCTAAAAGTAAAAGGTTCGGCTAACACTGCTGCACCTTCTGCTCCTTCAAGCACTGGATCTTATACCATCCAAAGAGGAGACACTCTTTCAGGTATTGCATCTCGCCATAACTTATCGGTTTCACAACTAAAGGCAATGAACAACCTATCCTCTGATTTGATTTTTGCTGGCCAAACACTGAAAGTATCTGGTACCGCAGCAAGCAAGCCGGCAGAATCACAGGTAGCAGGCCAAACGACATCAAAGGTGAGTGAACTGATTGCTGAAGCAAAGAAATACATTGGCTCACCTTACGAATGGGCAGGAAGCACGCCTGCTGGATTTGACTGCAGCGGTTACCTGAACTATGTATATGGGAAAGCAGGAATCTCTATTCCTCGTACTGTAGCATCCATTTGGAGCGCGACAAAACATGTTGCAGCACCAAGAGTGGGCGATTTGGTTTTCTTTGAAACATACAAGTCAGGCCCATCACATGCGGGTATTTATCTTGGTAACTACAAATTCATTCATGCTGGTTCTTCACGTGGTGTAGAAATCAGCGACATGAATAATTCATATTGGAAGCCTCGTTATTTAGGGGCAAAAACGACTTTTTAA
- the selB gene encoding selenocysteine-specific translation elongation factor: MADLTKRYFTIGMAGHIDHGKTTLTKALTNVDTDRLKEEKERQISIELGFAPLHEDEEIQISVVDVPGHERFIRQMIAGVAGIDLVILAVAADEGVMPQTREHLEILDFLGIRNGIVAITKIDRVDEEFAVLVKEEILEELKGTVFEDVPFILTDSLSGKGVEELKQLIIHMLKEQDTRDAKGAFRLPIDQVFTVKGQGTVVRGTVYEGKVEEGQLLKIMPNGIETRARQLQVHHQPAKAAFAGQRAAINLSGVSKEDIERGEVLVSSEHFSVTKTIDVAVRMVGDLEHIVKQRMPIKCHIGTAEVMGKIVFFDRNELSNSEGEILCQLRLEEEIVAKRGDRFILRRPSPQETIGGGWVIDPNGEKYRFGQKTIEDLSRKKEGTPKDRIKAALSEDKVLSVSEITAKTSLDELTVKEILKEEDFQSINRKEFTLLVIREAIEEEIADRLNEFHLENPMKQGVNKAELLQAMQNKYPKTLVEFVLNSGIEERAFQRKGQFLQNKGFNPHVPKSWQKRTDNLLAELKKDGYKVKPFDEYYASVGIPENLKGDLKRYLEDQEIVVPLDAQYYWHGDHFREAVEELKTSTAAEFEVGNAKEVLGLSRKYMIPFLEKLDSLGITRRAENKRIWI; encoded by the coding sequence GTGGCAGATTTGACGAAAAGATACTTTACAATCGGTATGGCAGGCCATATCGATCATGGAAAAACAACATTGACAAAGGCCTTAACAAATGTGGATACAGATAGGCTCAAAGAAGAAAAAGAAAGGCAAATATCCATAGAACTCGGATTTGCCCCTTTACATGAAGATGAGGAAATTCAAATTTCAGTAGTAGATGTACCGGGTCATGAACGTTTTATCAGGCAGATGATTGCAGGTGTTGCAGGTATAGACTTAGTCATCCTGGCTGTTGCAGCAGACGAAGGGGTTATGCCGCAGACGAGAGAACATCTGGAAATTCTCGATTTTCTTGGGATCCGCAATGGCATCGTCGCCATAACAAAGATTGATCGTGTGGACGAAGAGTTCGCCGTCCTTGTAAAAGAAGAAATTCTTGAGGAACTGAAAGGAACTGTTTTTGAAGATGTTCCATTTATTTTAACAGATAGCCTGTCGGGCAAAGGGGTTGAAGAGTTAAAGCAGCTGATTATCCATATGCTGAAAGAACAGGACACGCGGGATGCAAAAGGCGCATTCCGCCTTCCAATCGATCAGGTATTTACGGTGAAAGGCCAGGGAACCGTAGTCAGAGGCACTGTTTATGAAGGAAAAGTCGAAGAAGGACAGCTTTTGAAAATCATGCCAAATGGTATCGAGACCAGGGCACGCCAGCTGCAGGTACATCATCAGCCTGCAAAAGCGGCATTTGCAGGGCAAAGGGCAGCGATTAACCTATCGGGTGTTTCGAAGGAGGATATAGAGCGTGGGGAGGTCCTTGTATCCTCTGAGCATTTCAGCGTCACGAAAACCATTGATGTAGCTGTAAGAATGGTGGGAGATTTAGAGCATATCGTCAAACAGAGAATGCCGATCAAATGTCATATTGGTACTGCTGAAGTCATGGGCAAAATCGTCTTCTTTGACCGTAATGAATTATCCAATTCAGAAGGAGAAATTCTCTGCCAGCTCCGTTTAGAAGAGGAAATTGTCGCCAAAAGGGGAGACAGGTTCATTTTAAGACGGCCAAGTCCCCAGGAGACAATCGGCGGGGGCTGGGTTATCGATCCCAACGGGGAAAAATACCGTTTCGGCCAAAAAACCATCGAAGACTTAAGCAGGAAGAAAGAAGGGACACCGAAAGATCGCATTAAAGCGGCGTTGTCCGAAGATAAGGTCCTTTCGGTTTCAGAGATTACAGCGAAAACTTCACTGGATGAATTGACGGTTAAAGAAATACTTAAAGAAGAAGATTTCCAGAGCATTAACAGAAAGGAATTCACTTTATTAGTCATAAGAGAGGCAATAGAGGAAGAAATAGCTGACCGCCTGAATGAGTTCCACCTGGAAAATCCTATGAAGCAAGGGGTCAATAAAGCAGAATTACTGCAGGCAATGCAGAATAAATATCCTAAAACCCTGGTTGAATTTGTCTTGAATTCAGGGATTGAAGAGAGAGCGTTCCAACGAAAAGGTCAGTTTCTGCAGAATAAAGGTTTCAATCCTCATGTACCGAAAAGCTGGCAAAAACGCACTGACAATCTTCTTGCTGAATTAAAAAAAGATGGCTATAAAGTAAAGCCTTTCGATGAATATTATGCTTCTGTAGGAATCCCTGAGAATCTCAAAGGAGACTTAAAACGATATTTAGAAGACCAGGAAATCGTCGTACCGCTCGATGCTCAGTACTATTGGCATGGTGATCATTTTAGAGAAGCAGTAGAAGAACTCAAAACGAGCACAGCTGCTGAATTTGAAGTGGGCAATGCAAAGGAAGTATTGGGCCTTTCCAGAAAGTATATGATACCTTTCCTTGAAAAACTTGATTCTTTGGGAATTACACGGAGAGCAGAAAATAAGAGAATATGGATTTAA
- the coaW gene encoding type II pantothenate kinase, protein MKPAKIGIDAGGSLLKMAFEEHGQIHYKSYSIDELNSSMNWLKMTAADSPIALTGGKAEYLKKEFFHNARIVPEFESCGLGVSYLKQDGLSYENFLVIIIGTGTSICLNCGGKVSRISGSGIGGGTLMGLGRLLTGEKDFSTLVSLAGSGRAENADLMVKDIYAPFDSPIDGSLTASNFGKIKDDHVSKEDKAASLTNMIAETIVLLSTQAAFQHQIDDIIYIGSTLQYNDPLKHLLEKYTAMLGKKPVFIQNGAYCGAIGALLSL, encoded by the coding sequence TTGAAGCCTGCAAAAATAGGAATTGATGCTGGAGGTTCTCTGCTGAAAATGGCTTTTGAAGAACATGGTCAAATCCATTACAAAAGCTATTCGATTGATGAACTAAATAGTTCTATGAATTGGCTGAAGATGACTGCTGCTGATTCGCCAATTGCCTTGACAGGCGGGAAAGCTGAATATCTTAAAAAAGAGTTTTTTCATAATGCCCGGATTGTTCCTGAATTTGAGTCTTGCGGTTTAGGTGTATCCTATTTGAAGCAAGATGGATTATCATACGAGAATTTTCTTGTAATAATTATAGGCACAGGAACATCAATTTGCCTAAATTGCGGCGGGAAAGTCTCAAGGATTTCCGGGAGCGGCATCGGCGGTGGCACATTAATGGGCCTGGGGAGATTGCTGACTGGTGAAAAAGATTTTTCAACGCTCGTTTCGCTGGCTGGAAGCGGGAGAGCAGAGAATGCAGATTTAATGGTCAAAGATATTTATGCACCATTCGATTCACCGATAGATGGGAGCCTGACTGCCAGCAATTTTGGGAAAATTAAGGATGATCATGTAAGCAAGGAAGACAAAGCTGCCAGTTTAACTAACATGATTGCAGAAACAATTGTACTCCTAAGCACTCAGGCAGCATTTCAGCACCAAATTGACGACATTATTTATATAGGAAGCACGCTTCAGTATAATGACCCGTTAAAGCACCTTTTAGAGAAGTATACGGCCATGCTTGGCAAGAAACCTGTTTTTATTCAAAATGGGGCATATTGCGGAGCTATAGGTGCGCTGCTGTCCTTATAA
- a CDS encoding TIGR02206 family membrane protein: MSGVFSHDYKAFPFMVFSASHIVMIVLFAAAAALLFLLRKVLYRLDQKFRLYMFLLLFTLELLYHIWLYLGGKWDISFTLPLQLCSISLVLCLLLLASKSKDVFQIVYFIGVMVALMAILTPELFLGFPHFRYFQFFITHNLIVWTCLYFVFVHQFRPTGKGMYQSFIFLNLCAAAALLANKLTGGNYMFLSRKPENTSLLDYFGPYPYYIITLEISALFLFSLLLLPFIMIGKNKAGKAESA, translated from the coding sequence TTGTCCGGAGTATTTTCTCATGATTATAAAGCTTTCCCTTTTATGGTTTTTTCCGCATCTCATATTGTCATGATTGTGTTATTTGCAGCAGCAGCCGCGCTTTTATTCTTATTAAGAAAAGTGCTATACAGGCTTGATCAAAAATTCAGGCTGTATATGTTTCTATTGCTTTTTACATTGGAACTGCTTTACCATATCTGGCTTTATCTTGGCGGGAAATGGGACATTTCCTTCACTCTGCCGCTTCAGCTTTGCTCCATAAGCTTAGTTCTTTGCTTGTTATTATTAGCATCGAAATCTAAGGACGTCTTCCAGATTGTCTATTTCATAGGCGTCATGGTGGCATTAATGGCCATCCTGACTCCTGAGCTGTTTTTAGGCTTTCCTCATTTTCGCTATTTTCAATTTTTTATTACTCATAATCTAATCGTTTGGACTTGCCTTTATTTCGTATTTGTACATCAATTCAGGCCAACAGGAAAGGGTATGTACCAATCTTTTATCTTCCTGAATCTCTGCGCAGCCGCGGCATTACTCGCAAACAAGCTAACAGGAGGAAACTATATGTTCCTGTCCCGTAAGCCGGAGAATACTTCATTATTAGATTACTTCGGGCCTTATCCTTATTACATAATAACACTGGAAATATCGGCATTATTCCTGTTTTCATTACTGTTGCTGCCATTTATAATGATTGGCAAAAATAAAGCTGGAAAGGCGGAATCTGCTTGA
- a CDS encoding SET domain-containing protein, whose amino-acid sequence MIEIKTSTVSDGEHNRGVFATRDIKKGELIHEAPVLPYPNKEHQHIEKTALADYAFEYGKNHSAILLGYGMLFNHSYKPNAVYDINFDNHTFDFFAYRDIKAGEEVLINYNGEADNDDPLWFNK is encoded by the coding sequence ATGATTGAAATTAAGACATCAACAGTAAGCGATGGCGAACATAACAGAGGAGTCTTTGCTACTCGTGATATTAAGAAGGGTGAACTGATTCATGAAGCTCCGGTCCTTCCTTATCCAAACAAGGAGCATCAGCATATTGAAAAAACGGCTCTGGCTGATTATGCATTTGAATACGGGAAAAATCACAGTGCCATTTTATTAGGCTATGGGATGCTTTTTAACCATTCATACAAGCCAAATGCAGTATATGATATCAATTTTGACAATCATACTTTTGACTTTTTCGCCTATAGAGACATTAAAGCAGGTGAAGAGGTATTGATTAATTATAATGGGGAAGCTGATAATGATGATCCCCTTTGGTTTAATAAATAA
- a CDS encoding diphthine--ammonia ligase, protein MKKKVVLSWSGGKDSCLALDVLIKQGYEVACLLTTVPQEIGRTFGHGEKKELIQLQAKCLSIPAEFIYCTFEDYSERFVSDLGKIKDTYGITGIAYGDLYLDGHREWGEKTAAEAGLDAVYPLWMEEKDSLKALKAFVESGFKAKVIRVREDVLDSSWLGKELNHDFLSKIEAEPVCPMGESGEYHTFVYDGPLFSNSIQLDSPEIIQLETTKKLEFGEFRLAEK, encoded by the coding sequence TTGAAGAAGAAAGTGGTTTTATCCTGGAGCGGAGGCAAAGACAGCTGCCTGGCTCTTGATGTGCTGATAAAACAGGGGTATGAGGTTGCATGCCTTCTGACAACGGTTCCGCAGGAGATTGGCAGAACCTTCGGGCATGGAGAAAAAAAGGAATTAATTCAGCTTCAGGCAAAATGCTTATCCATACCTGCAGAGTTTATTTATTGTACTTTTGAAGATTACTCGGAGCGTTTTGTGAGTGATTTAGGAAAAATAAAAGATACATATGGGATAACAGGCATTGCATATGGGGATCTTTACTTGGATGGACACCGCGAATGGGGAGAAAAAACAGCAGCTGAAGCAGGATTGGATGCGGTATATCCTTTATGGATGGAGGAGAAAGATAGTCTTAAGGCTTTAAAGGCTTTTGTGGAGTCTGGCTTTAAAGCAAAAGTCATACGTGTCCGGGAAGATGTATTAGACAGCTCCTGGCTCGGCAAAGAACTAAATCATGACTTTTTAAGCAAAATTGAAGCTGAACCCGTTTGTCCGATGGGTGAATCAGGTGAATATCATACCTTTGTTTATGACGGTCCGCTATTTTCTAATAGCATCCAGCTGGACTCTCCTGAAATTATTCAGCTTGAAACCACAAAGAAATTGGAATTTGGTGAGTTTAGGCTCGCTGAAAAATAA